Within Actinobaculum sp. 313, the genomic segment TACGTCAACAGATCGAGGACACCCTGGCACCGGATGGAGACATCAGGCCCCTCTTCACCGAGTCGGGCGAAACCGAGGGCGACGCGCAATTGCTAGCGGCGCTTCGCACCGCCCATGCCGATGACGTTCTCGAGTCGCTGCCGGAAGGGCTTAATGGCCAAATCGCCGAGCGAGGGAGGTCTCTCTCCGGCGGTCAACGGCAGCGTTCCGTCCTCGCTCGTGCGCTATATCAGGAGCCGCCCATCGTCATCCTGGTGGAGCCGACCAGCGCCGTCGATTCGCATACCGAAGCGCGAATTGCCGCGAATCTGGCTGAGGCCCGATCTGGCCGGACCACGGTACTGGTGACGACGTCGCCCCTGTTGCTGAACCATTGCGATGAAGTCGTCCTAGTGCGGGATGGGAAAGAAGTTGCGCGCGGCACCCACTGGCAGCTTCTTGAGAGCCCGGAGTATGTCGCCGTCGTGCACCGCGGTGAGCGAACGCAGTCCGCCGCATCTAAGAATCAACCGGTAACCCTAGCTACAGCTTCCCAGCCGCTAGACCGCGCTGTGACTCACGAGCCACCGCCCGGGAATATCAATGATCAATCGGCGCCGACCACGGAGTATCCAGGAGATGACGCATGAGACTACCTACCGCTGATTCCCGCACGGTATCGCGCAGGCTGGGTGGCCTCGTTGCGCAGCATCGCGGGCGATTCTGCCTGGTTATCGGCCTGCAACTCCTGGTTGCTCTGGCCTCGGTGGTAGCACCGCAGGTTATTGGCCGCGCTATTGATGCGGTCTCCAGCGGAACGACGCCGGGGTATATCCAGCGCCTTATCGCCCTGCTGCTCGCCGTGGTGGTGATTCAAGGAATCCTCGCCTACTTCGGCAACTATCAGAGCCTGGTGTTGGGCGAACTGATATTCGCGCAGTTACGCAACGGGGTCGTCAATAGGGTCACGCATCTGCCGATTTCGGTTGTGGAGTCGGCGGGAACCGGCGACCTGCTCGGGCGGACAACGCATGATATTGATCGCGTACAGACCTTCGTGCACCGGGGAATCCCGCGCTTTCTCATTCTGGTGCTGACGATCCTCGTAACAATGGGAGCCGCTGTTCTCGCGGAGCCGCAGGTCGGCTTCCTCGTCGTCGTACCGATTATTCCGATGTGGCTCGCCATACGCTGGTACACCCGGCGTTCCATTCCCGCCTATCTGGCGGCGTCGGCCCTGTGGTCCGGGGTATCGGGCACGGTGTCCGAGACAGTCGAACAGATCGGCACAGTTGACTCTCTCCGGCTCGGAGAAATGCGTGTTTCGCGTATGAGCGTATTGATCCGTGAGCTGTGGCGCAATGAACGGTACACGGGGTGGATCAGGAGCGTCTTCATCGTGGCGGTGCAACTGATTGTGTCACTGCCGATCCTCCTCGTGATCGCATGGGGCGCCTACCTGATGGGACGTGGCGTCACCACTCTGGGGGCGGTAACGGCAGTGGCGCTGTATACGCAACAATTGCGCGGCCCCCTGTGGGAGCTGGGGTGGTGGATGAACGAACTGCAGTTCTCCTCGGCATCCTTCGCGCGGATTTTCGGCGTAGACATGGTTCCCTCCGAATCCGTTTCCGACGACGTCGAGGAGCCGCGTGGAGCGGATCTGGCCTGCCGCGACGTGCATTTCTCCTACCGCGATGGAGAGGAGGTGCTGCACGGTGTTGATCTTGATGTGCGGCCGGGTGAGACCTTGGCCATTGTTGGGCCGTCGGGAGCGGGAAAATCAACCCTTGGCCGACTCATCGCCGGGATTAATGCCCCGGACTCAGGTGCGGTGCAGGTGGGTGGTGCGCAGGTCACGCGCATCGGGGAAGCGCAACTCTGTTCGACGGTCGCATTGGTCACGCAGGAACACCACGTCTTTGTTGGTACGGTGGCCGATAATCTACGTTTTGCAAAGCCGGATGCCACTGACGACGAATTACGCGCTGCTTTGGCCAGTGTGAATGCGACGTGGCTAGCTGAACTGGAGGACGGCCTGGAGACCGTCGTCGGCTCTGGCGGAAAACGGCTTACCCCGGCACAGGCGCAGCAGATTGCCCTGGCGCGAATCGTGCTTCTGGACCCGAAGGTGCTGATTCTGGACGAAGCGACGTCGTTACTGGACACCACGGCGGCGCGTTCGGTGGAACAATCACTGGCTAATGTGCTGGCGGGACGCACCGTTATTTCCATTGCACACCGGCTCTACACAGCACATGACGCAGACCGAGTTGCTGTGATGCGTGACGGCTATCTTGTTGAACTTGGTAGTCATGATGAACTCGTCGTTAGTGGTGGGGAGTATGCCCGCCTGTGGACGGCGTGGCAGCAAGACTGAGAGATTCGTCACGTCTATCGGTTGGGTTATGTGATCACCTGTGACACTTTCGGGGCAAAAGGCGAAATGTGCGCGCCCGTGACCTGCGAGGAGACTCACGGCAGAGTCTATGTGCTCACAATTGGAGAATTGTCGCCGTGAAGGCTGACAAAGTGGCGAAATAACGCGAATCGCGGCGTCCTCTCCCGCCCTGTGCTAGGTTCGATCAGCAAAGAAGGATAAGTTTTCTGTCACCATGCGCTCTGGTCACGCCCGGAGCCACGGTGCGGTGAACAGTTGACACACAATCCTCAGGAGGAATGGATGACTGGGCACACTCGTGTGGCCGCACCAGACGGGCGGCGGTATCGCCGACTCGTGCTTGCGTTCACGGCGCTCGTCGCAATGCTCTGCACGCAAATCGGCATTGTGGCGCCCGCTCAGGCGGCCGACAACCCAAACATCAAGGTCAGTGACCTCGTATTGACCAAGACCGATAGCAATGGCAATCCACAAGGTGGAGGCTTGCGTGTTGAAGACTATGCGCGTCTCGACTTCTCCTGGGATGCGTCGAGTGCCGATGTGAAGGATGGTGATTCCTTCACTATCGACCTCGGCAGCTATTTCCGGAACCTGGAGTATCCGAAGAGCACGCCGATGACGGTGACCTACAACGGTCAGCAGGTCGAGATCGGCACTTGCGATCTCACGCGGACCACCGTCGTGTGCACCTTCAATGAGAAGGCCGAGGAACTGAAAAACTCGGGTTTCACCGCTATCAGTGGAACCGGATCGGCCATGCTGCGCGTATTGGTGGCGACTGACTCAG encodes:
- a CDS encoding ATP-binding cassette domain-containing protein: MVTLTDLASGVAVRPGVMTALVSAASGETRTIASRLSRRDDRDEVRADGVDIRRYPVDEVRRGIVYVGPIAELFTGTLRSGLLGPSAPYIEPRDIRQQIEDTLAPDGDIRPLFTESGETEGDAQLLAALRTAHADDVLESLPEGLNGQIAERGRSLSGGQRQRSVLARALYQEPPIVILVEPTSAVDSHTEARIAANLAEARSGRTTVLVTTSPLLLNHCDEVVLVRDGKEVARGTHWQLLESPEYVAVVHRGERTQSAASKNQPVTLATASQPLDRAVTHEPPPGNINDQSAPTTEYPGDDA
- a CDS encoding ABC transporter ATP-binding protein — its product is MRLPTADSRTVSRRLGGLVAQHRGRFCLVIGLQLLVALASVVAPQVIGRAIDAVSSGTTPGYIQRLIALLLAVVVIQGILAYFGNYQSLVLGELIFAQLRNGVVNRVTHLPISVVESAGTGDLLGRTTHDIDRVQTFVHRGIPRFLILVLTILVTMGAAVLAEPQVGFLVVVPIIPMWLAIRWYTRRSIPAYLAASALWSGVSGTVSETVEQIGTVDSLRLGEMRVSRMSVLIRELWRNERYTGWIRSVFIVAVQLIVSLPILLVIAWGAYLMGRGVTTLGAVTAVALYTQQLRGPLWELGWWMNELQFSSASFARIFGVDMVPSESVSDDVEEPRGADLACRDVHFSYRDGEEVLHGVDLDVRPGETLAIVGPSGAGKSTLGRLIAGINAPDSGAVQVGGAQVTRIGEAQLCSTVALVTQEHHVFVGTVADNLRFAKPDATDDELRAALASVNATWLAELEDGLETVVGSGGKRLTPAQAQQIALARIVLLDPKVLILDEATSLLDTTAARSVEQSLANVLAGRTVISIAHRLYTAHDADRVAVMRDGYLVELGSHDELVVSGGEYARLWTAWQQD